A window of the Cygnus atratus isolate AKBS03 ecotype Queensland, Australia chromosome 4, CAtr_DNAZoo_HiC_assembly, whole genome shotgun sequence genome harbors these coding sequences:
- the KLHL2 gene encoding kelch-like protein 2 isoform X2: MNYEGEMSESRAKRVRIKEVDGWTLRMLIDYIYTAEIQVTEENVQVLLPAAGLLQLQDVKRTCCEFLESQLHPVNCLGIRAFADMHACTDLLNKANTYAEQHFSDVVLSEEYLNLGVEQVCSLISSDKLTIASEEKVFEAVIAWVNHDKDVRQELMARLMEHVRLPLLSREYLVQRVEEEILVKNSSACKDYLIEAMKYHLLPTEQRALMKSTRTKLRTPASLPKLMMVVGGQAPKAIRSVECYDFKEERWHQVAELPSRRCRAGMVYMGGMVYAVGGFNGSLRVRTVDSYDPVKDQWTSVANMQDRRSTLGAAVLNGLLYAVGGFDGSTGLSSVEVYNLKTNEWFHVAPMNTRRSSVGVGVVGGKLYAVGGYDGASRQCLSSVECYDANTNEWSYVAEMSTRRSGAGVGVLNNLLYAVGGHDGPLVRKSVEVFDPVTSTWKQVADMNMCRRNAGVCAVNGLLYVVGGDDGSCNLSTVEYYNPTTDKWTVVSSCMSTGRSYAGVTVIDKPL; the protein is encoded by the exons GtactgctcccagcagctggtcTCTTGCAACTGCAGGATGTGAAAAGGACTTGCTGTGAATTTTTGGAATCCCAGCTTCATCCTGTCAACTGCTTGGGAATTCGTGCTTTTGCTgacatgcatgcatgcacagaTCTCTTGAACAAGGCCAACACATATGCAG AACAGCACTTTTCTGATGTTGTACTTAGTGAAGAATACCTCAATCTCGGTGTAGAGCAGGTGTGCAGTTTGATATCTAGCGACAAACTTACAATTGCCTCAGAAGAGAAG gTATTTGAAGCGGTGATAGCATGGGTAAACCATGACAAAGATGTAAGGCAGGAGCTAATGGCACGCCTGATGGAGCATGTTCGGCTGCCTTTGCTTTCCCGGGAATATTTAGTTCAG AGAGTTGAAGAGGAAATATTGGTTAAGAACAGCAGTGCTTGTAAAGATTACCTCATTGAAGCTATGAAGTATCACTTGCTGCCAACTGAGCAACGAGCATTGATGAAAAGCACTCGAACAAAATTGAGAACGCCTGCTAGCCTTCCAAAA TTGATGATGGTAGTTGGAGGACAGGCACCAAAGGCAATTCGCAGTGTCGAATGCTATGATTTTAAAGAAGAACGCTGGCATCAGGTGGCTGAGTTGCCTTCCAGAAGATGTAGAGCAG gAATGGTGTACATGGGAGGCATGGTTTATGCTGTCGGTGGTTTCAATGGTTCTTTGAGAGTTCGCACAGTAGATTCCTATGATCCGGTGAAGGACCAGTGGACAAGTGTTGCTAATATGCAAGACAGGAGAAGCACCCTGGGAGCAGCCGTATTAAATGGACTTCTTTATGCTGTGGGAGGATTTGATGGGAGTACAG GTTTATCATCAGTCGAAGTTTACAACTTAAAGACTAATGAGTGGTTTCATGTAGCTCCAATGAACACAAGAAGAAGTAGTGTTGGAGTAGGTGTTGTTGGAG GTAAACTGTATGCTGTTGGGGGCTACGATGGGGCATCGCGTCAGTGCCTTAGTTCAGTCGAATGCTATGATGCCAATACAAATGAGTGGAGCTATGTTGCAGAAATGAGCACTAGACGGAGTGGAGCAG GTGTTGGTGTGTTAAACAATTTATTGTATGCGGTAGGTGGTCATGATGGTCCTTTGGTAAGAAAAAGCGTGGAAGTGTTTGATCCTGTCACCAGTACATGGAAGCAGGTTGCGGATATGAACATGTGCAGAAGGAATGCAG GTGTTTGTGCTGTAAATGGTCTCTTGTATGTAGTTGGAGGAGATGATGGTTCCTGTAATTTATCAACAGTGGAATATTATAATCCAACAACTGATAAATGGACAGTTGTGTCATCTTGTATGAGTACAGGAAGAAGCTATGCAg GTGTTACAGTTATTGACAAACCATTATGA
- the MSMO1 gene encoding methylsterol monooxygenase 1: protein MATNDSVNILNSAYLAVEYIDSFLPDNPLQQPFKNAWNYMLDNYTKFQIATWGSLIVHEASYFLLCVPGFVFQFIPYMQKYKIQQDKPETWEKQWKCFKTLLFNHFFIQLPLICGTYYFTEYFNIPYEWEQMPRWYVLLAQCFGCAVIEDAWHYFLHRLLHHKRIYKYIHKVHHEFVSPFGMQAEYAHPLETLILGTGFFIGIVVFCNHVILLWAWVICRLMETIDVHSGYDVPLNPLHLVPFYAGARFHDFHHMNFIGNYASTFTWWDRIFGTDSQFIAYKEKEKKQQLMTKKAN from the exons ATGGCAACGAACGACAGCGTTAACATCTTGAACTCTGCCTATCTGGCGGTGGAATACATAGACTCTTTCCTGCCTGACAACCCCCTGCAGCAGCCGTTTAAAAATGCTTGGAACTACATGCTGGACAACTACACCAAGTTCCAGATTGCGACCTGGGGGTCGCTTATAGTTCATGAAGCTTCGTACTTCTTGCTATGCGTACCCGGATTTGTCTTTCAGTTTATACCGTACATGCAAAAGTATAAAATTCAACAG GATAAACCAGAAACGTGGGAAAAACAGTGGAAGTGTTTCAAAACGCTTCTCTTCAATCACTTTTTCATTCAACTTCCTCTAATTTGTGGCACCTATTACTTCACAGAGTATTTTAACATTCCATATGAATGGGAGCAAATGCCTAGATG gtacgTTCTGCTTGCCCAGTGTTTCGGATGTGCAGTGATTGAGGATGCCTGGCACTACTTCCTGCATAGATTGCTGCATCACAAGAGAATATACAAGTACATCCATAAGGTTCATCATGAGTTTGTA TCTCCTTTTGGAATGCAAGCAGAATATGCACATCCTCTGGAAACGCTTATCCTCGGAACTGGCTTTTTCATTGGAATTGTTGTTTTCTGCAACCATGTGATTCTTCTCTGGGCATGGGTAATATGCCGCTTGATGGAAACCATTGATGTACACAG TGGCTATGATGTTCCACTGAACCCTCTTCATTTGGTGCCTTTCTATGCTGGGGCCCGTTTTCATGATTTCCATCACATGAACTTTATCGGCAATTATGCTTCAACCTTCACGTGGTGGGACAGAATCTTTGGCACAGACTCTCAATTCATTGcctataaagaaaaagagaagaagcagcagctcatgACGAAGAAGGCTAACTAA